The genome window GAAATTCAGGACCTCGCGCGCTCGATCAACCACATGGTCGAGCAATTGGCCCGCTACGAGGCCGACGTGCGGCAGAACGAACGGCTGCGCACGCTCGGACAGCTCGGCGCCGGCATCGCTCATCAAATCCGCAATGCCGCCACCGGCGCCCGCCTGGCCCTCGATCTGCATCGCCGCGTTTGCGCAGCAGGAGATGATTCGGAAACGCTCGACGTCGCCGTACGCCAAATGGCCCTGATGGAAACCTATCTGCAACGTTTTTTGACCCTCGGCCGGCCGCAGCAAACTCGGGCGATGCCCGCGGCGCAACGCCCGCTGGAACTAGCAGCCGTGGTGGAAGATGTGCTTCCACTGGTGCGGCCGGCCTGCGAGCATGCGCATATCGACCTGCAATTCGTCCGTCCGGCGGAATCGCGCGCCGTCGTTGGCGACAGCCACACGATCGGCCAATTGCTCATTAACCTGCTATTGAATGCGATCGAAGCGGCATCGGCCGTTCGCGGCACTGCCGCCAATGGCAGCGGCGGAATCGTCCGGATGGAAATCGGCCGCGAGCCGGATGGCCGCGTAGTGTGCCGCGTAAGCGACAGCGGGCCGGGGCCGGACGCCGCGGTGGCCGCGCGGCTCGGCGAACCGTTTGTCACCGACAAGCCCGACGGCACCGGCCTCGGCCTGGCCGTCGTGCGGCAGATTGCCGAAGAGCACGGCGCCGAATTAAGCTGGCGTCGCGACCTCGGGCTAACGCAATTCACCGTCGCGTTTCCCGCCGTCGCCAAAGAACCCGTCGCGAACGCCTCGGGTTAGCATGACTCACACGAGTTCGAACATTAGCGACGACGCGCGATAAGGTTAGCCCGAAGCGCGAGCGAGGAATCGCGAAATCGCAAGCGAGCGCCCGCATTAATCGAGAATCGATGCTCGCTTGCGGTTTCGTGTCGAACGTGTAAAGGCGGCCTGCGCGGCCTTGGCTCAACTTCACTTGTGAGATCTTGCTCCATGCGATTGCTTGTTGTCGATGATGAATCCACGATCTGCTGGGGGCTTTCGCGCCTCGCGAAGGAGATGGGCCACGAAGTGGTTACGGCCTCCTCCGCCGAGGCCGGGCTCGAAGCCGCCGCCCGGCAGCCGCCCGATCTCGTGATTCTCGACGTGCGCCTGCCCGGCATGGATGGTCTCACGGCCATCGAGCATTTTCGGCCGCTCATCGGCACGGCCCCGATCGTGGTCATCACGGCCTACGGCGATCTGGCGACGGCGGTGGAAACGGTGCGCCGTGGGGCGTTCGAGTATTTGGTAAAACCATTCGATCTTTCGCTCGGGCAGCATGTCATCGAGCGGGCCATGCGATGGCGGACCGAATCGGCGCAACCGGCGCAATCGCCCGATGCGGCCGGGGCCGGCCCGCATGTGGCAGGGCTGGTCGGCCGTTCGGCCGCGATGCAAGAGGTGTTCAAGCGGATCGCGCTCGTGGCAGGGTCGGAGGCCTGCGTCCATTTGTCGGGCGAAAGCGGCACGGGCAAGGAATTGATCGCCCGCGCCGTACATCAATTCAGCCGCCGCCATGCGGGGCCGTTCGTGGCCGTGAACGTCGCGGCGCTCAGCCCGGCACTGGTGGAAAGCGAGCTATTCGGCCATGTTCGCGGGGCATTCACCGGAGCCGACCAACCGCATCGCGGGCTATTGGAGCAATCGCACGGCGGCACGATTTTTCTTGACGAAGTGGCCGAGATTCCAGCCACGTTGCAAGTGAAACTTCTGCGGGCGGTCGAGCATGGCGACGTGTTGCCGGTCGGTGCCGGCCGGCCGATCGAAATCGATTTGCGGGTCGTTTCGGCGACGCATCGCAATTTGCAAGACCGTGTGGCCGGCGGTTCATTTCGCCACGATTTATACTTCCGCCTGAGCACGTTTCAGATCGACGTGCCGCCGCTCCGCGCCCGCCGCGACGACATCCGCCCGCTGGCAGAGTATTTCTTGGCCGCCTTCGCCGAGAAGAGCGGCGCGCCTCCGGCAAGGCTTTCCGCCGAAGCGCTTGCGGAACTCGAACGCCGGCCTTGGTATGGCAACGTGCGAGAATTGCGAAACGCGATCGAACATGCATTGGTTCTGACTCGGGCGGGCACGATCGGCGTCGAACATCTGCCGCCGCCCGCCGCCGCTCCGCCCGGCTCGCCCACCCCGCTGGTCGAAAGCGCTGGTTCATCGAGCGACGAAGCGGCGATCGCCGCGCTGGTGCGCCGTTGGGCGGAAGCGCGATTGAAAAACGGCGGCGCTGCCAATGGCGCCGAAGTCGAGGGCCTGTACGAGCAACTTTTGGGCTTGGTCGAGCCGCCGCTCTTGAAAGCCGTCTTGGCCCAGCATCACGGCCAGCGCGCCGCTGCCGCCAAAACCCTCGGCCTGCACCGCATGACCCTGCGCAAAAAACTGACCCAATTCGGCATCGACGACCTTTGACCGCTGCATTGCGCAAACGTAACCCGAAACCGGCCGCGCCAGCAAGGGAGCGTCGTTGGTCACCAGTCCGTCAAGAATTCAAGCCGATTCCTGAGCGAAATCGCATCCAATTTACCCACGAGGCGGCGCAATCTGCCAAGCAACTCGCCGATCGGGCATTGGCTTGACACGATGATTCCGGCGTGTGGCTGCCCACGATGAACCCAAGCCGTATGCAGTGCCGCGAAATGCGCCACGTTGAACGTTACGAGGGTTCGATTTTCGCTCGTCAGCCCAAATCAATTGCGATTCGTCGGATTCTCCGAGCCGGCCGGCTTCCCGCGTGCTTACGGCGTCGATGCCGGCTTTGCGCAAAGCCGGAGCGACAACGCCGTAAACACATTTTCGTCCGTAAGAAGCTTTGCCGCGATCATCCGGATTTGGCAGCGGTCATACGCGATTTGACGGTCGCTTCATCGTCGGCCAAAAGAGCGGCCTCGATTTCGTCGATGTGGTCGTAAGCGTAGGCCAGCGCATCGTGGTCTGTGCCCTTCCATCCAATACGTCACCCCGATTGCGTTCTGCTCGCTGTCCGAATGAAGTCGGCCCGGACGAGTGCCGAAGGCCCCGTCCGAGAGCCGGGCGGTGACATCGAAATCGGATCGCGCTTGCTGAGTCTCACTAGAAAGAGATGCAAGTGGGCACGCTCGCGGTATCGCAGGTCGTTAAGCGGCTCCGCTTCGATGGATTTACTTACCGACGCGATTGCGCCCTCGATGTCCGCCGATTCGACGAGCGCGTGTCGGGATTCACCTTGGCGGCAGTCCTCGCTCTCCACGGCAACCTCCGATTTGATATGGCGGGGGATGGTTTGAGGAGTTGTTGCACGAGTTGAAACCACAAATCGCCGCGCTACGGAGCCTTCCGCCGCATCTTCGCCCGCCGAAAAAGATCCATCGACACGAGGATTGCCGCGCCGATCAGTGCCCACGGCGATAAATTGCGGATCGCGGGGGCCATGTTGTGCTGCTGCTCCGAATAGCCGGCGATCACTGGGCCGACGAAGCCGCCCAGGTTGCCGATCATGTTGATGAAGCCGATCGCCGAAGCCGCGGCAGCGGCGCCCAAAAACATTGTCGGCATCGGCCAAAACGCCGGAATGTGCGTGAAGATGCAA of Pirellulales bacterium contains these proteins:
- a CDS encoding HAMP domain-containing sensor histidine kinase, which produces MRWPIRLQLLLPMLLVVIVAIIGSSGVSAVLVANSIRARQEENLARVVTTLTDASFPLTESVLSKMSGLSGAKFVAFDATGTLQAASHPFAEADLASLRHLPRTRKLSGFAEGNALSIGGESYLAALLLVPNRGGDEAGPLSLAVLYPEEQWSAVRRQAIYPLLAVGGAAVLVAMLVTALLARRVVQPLETLRRQAAAIEQGDFRPMPLAHRNDEIQDLARSINHMVEQLARYEADVRQNERLRTLGQLGAGIAHQIRNAATGARLALDLHRRVCAAGDDSETLDVAVRQMALMETYLQRFLTLGRPQQTRAMPAAQRPLELAAVVEDVLPLVRPACEHAHIDLQFVRPAESRAVVGDSHTIGQLLINLLLNAIEAASAVRGTAANGSGGIVRMEIGREPDGRVVCRVSDSGPGPDAAVAARLGEPFVTDKPDGTGLGLAVVRQIAEEHGAELSWRRDLGLTQFTVAFPAVAKEPVANASG
- a CDS encoding sigma-54 dependent transcriptional regulator; amino-acid sequence: MRLLVVDDESTICWGLSRLAKEMGHEVVTASSAEAGLEAAARQPPDLVILDVRLPGMDGLTAIEHFRPLIGTAPIVVITAYGDLATAVETVRRGAFEYLVKPFDLSLGQHVIERAMRWRTESAQPAQSPDAAGAGPHVAGLVGRSAAMQEVFKRIALVAGSEACVHLSGESGTGKELIARAVHQFSRRHAGPFVAVNVAALSPALVESELFGHVRGAFTGADQPHRGLLEQSHGGTIFLDEVAEIPATLQVKLLRAVEHGDVLPVGAGRPIEIDLRVVSATHRNLQDRVAGGSFRHDLYFRLSTFQIDVPPLRARRDDIRPLAEYFLAAFAEKSGAPPARLSAEALAELERRPWYGNVRELRNAIEHALVLTRAGTIGVEHLPPPAAAPPGSPTPLVESAGSSSDEAAIAALVRRWAEARLKNGGAANGAEVEGLYEQLLGLVEPPLLKAVLAQHHGQRAAAAKTLGLHRMTLRKKLTQFGIDDL